One stretch of Schlesneria sp. DSM 10557 DNA includes these proteins:
- a CDS encoding spermidine synthase: MFAGKTLLALVDTRRAAFSAVRFALGVFLGVTAVSMWQQFSLTFGFDPVVQLAVGLVMSGMLWYAASWRPAPDDVPQTVTLSSLIWCLCAWTMLHPLWMDSMSMLMGHVPLAWLESSLTKSFVSLALALGAWAIPGILWSSVLVYTASENSSSRQSLPLVLLGVTCGLLLNGVMLAHWLGVFAPAIAATVIAAVIGICLLMMPTLSEQSTAGSSAITTTPHDASFLLRAGTLFVVGILLSCHQRLANQLMPHGSYVIMTQVAGTIAGVAGGLALLPRRFRTSERVAWCGLFAAATASLLLAVQPHIVDLSLWMNARLTNVTWLVAGRVALLMLLAVPFGTLLGVMAAPSHQPRTCANIGWAAPFLCGHSIAGYLLGGTVSVFALMVIGIIALLSTAIASQMKSWRESISWRPAAVAFSLTAISLSLPAWQSHDDASRTAKILFSTPAFVAYRSGWDRQHLTGLDDLRLIHRQEGPSGSLTLWRGRVAELYLREAGIPRSIVTQNADVVPQFAPEVLQAVYSMVLSERPGRVMFLGLSSGVPLATCLNFPIREAVCVEGNSSLIELVRGPLANQTGLNPLSDDRVVVQNVSPELALMADSSEPFDVILSTPSSSSLAASAAEFTSEFYQRASNRLCEGGLFCQRFECLDYGPEPLRIVLKSMRQAFSQTIAIETAAGEFLLFGANSEEVFIPGELASRLETPHVLRILGRSALDWSALLNQPAYDHDALGEICAESNQSANSALNGLLGSQTPFEVMRWGNKHQEIQTVLTRTRLTKAPFWTQPSSEPQELDSEIVLSRRSRLVEWLGDTQVSLELLRRLGEVSTQQKLVHENPDSHWWEYRNVLRRQLQDRPRTVVQQVKAIDEKPTLHPEDVRRRDYFIALGNAVNLKKQPTRQEIAAVEAFLEPNDPLLSYFARQEIADLLARCDEDAARELAYRLHVIYFAPTLDASVRNVAVALETTVKHPEAIPDASVRYDVLNGLIQTLRTRWESRQFINQTSTKKVLDDVDQSLIAVEKGVDAMSTIAAEAGVSETDWQVRKQVIERLMLRPLRSYRSELKSRQERSQMQARAIFENLDRPAPTSK; this comes from the coding sequence ATGTTTGCAGGCAAGACTTTGTTGGCGCTGGTAGATACACGACGTGCGGCATTTTCCGCCGTTCGTTTCGCATTAGGGGTGTTCCTGGGGGTCACAGCTGTCTCGATGTGGCAGCAGTTCAGCCTGACCTTCGGTTTCGATCCGGTGGTTCAACTGGCCGTCGGCCTCGTGATGTCCGGCATGTTATGGTACGCCGCCTCGTGGCGTCCGGCCCCGGACGACGTCCCTCAAACGGTCACTCTTTCGTCCCTGATCTGGTGTCTGTGTGCGTGGACGATGCTGCATCCGCTGTGGATGGACAGCATGAGCATGCTGATGGGTCATGTCCCGCTCGCCTGGCTCGAATCCTCGCTGACCAAATCCTTCGTCTCGCTGGCCCTTGCCCTGGGGGCGTGGGCCATTCCCGGCATCCTCTGGTCTTCCGTTCTTGTATACACCGCCAGCGAAAACTCCTCTTCCCGGCAGTCGCTCCCCCTGGTCTTGCTGGGGGTGACCTGTGGATTGCTGCTCAACGGCGTCATGCTGGCTCACTGGCTGGGTGTCTTCGCCCCTGCGATTGCCGCGACGGTGATAGCAGCGGTCATCGGAATCTGCCTGCTGATGATGCCTACCCTTTCGGAGCAATCGACGGCGGGATCCTCCGCGATCACCACCACCCCGCACGATGCTTCATTCCTGCTGCGAGCGGGAACCTTGTTCGTCGTGGGAATCCTGTTGTCGTGCCATCAGCGACTGGCAAACCAACTGATGCCCCATGGCAGCTACGTCATCATGACTCAGGTTGCGGGGACCATCGCCGGGGTTGCCGGGGGACTTGCACTGCTGCCGCGTCGTTTTCGGACTTCGGAACGTGTGGCCTGGTGTGGACTTTTTGCGGCGGCGACGGCAAGTCTGCTGCTGGCGGTCCAGCCGCACATCGTTGATCTTTCCCTCTGGATGAACGCCCGTCTGACGAACGTCACCTGGCTGGTCGCCGGTCGAGTCGCATTGCTGATGCTGCTGGCGGTCCCTTTCGGCACTCTTCTGGGTGTGATGGCCGCTCCGAGCCATCAACCCCGCACCTGTGCGAACATTGGCTGGGCGGCTCCCTTCCTGTGCGGGCACTCCATCGCCGGTTACCTGCTGGGGGGAACCGTGAGTGTCTTTGCTCTCATGGTCATTGGGATCATCGCGCTGCTCTCCACCGCCATCGCTTCTCAAATGAAGTCCTGGAGAGAAAGCATTTCGTGGAGACCCGCCGCAGTCGCGTTCAGCCTGACTGCGATCTCCCTGTCGCTTCCTGCCTGGCAAAGCCATGACGATGCTTCACGTACCGCAAAAATCCTGTTCTCGACCCCCGCGTTTGTGGCTTATCGTTCGGGCTGGGACCGGCAACACCTGACGGGTCTGGATGACTTGCGGTTGATTCATCGTCAGGAAGGCCCGTCGGGCTCGCTGACACTCTGGCGTGGACGGGTCGCTGAGCTGTATCTGCGCGAAGCGGGAATCCCGCGATCGATTGTCACCCAGAACGCCGACGTCGTTCCCCAGTTTGCCCCGGAAGTCCTGCAGGCCGTTTATTCCATGGTTCTGTCAGAGCGACCGGGCCGAGTGATGTTTCTTGGACTTTCGTCCGGAGTTCCTCTTGCGACGTGTCTAAATTTCCCGATTCGCGAAGCGGTCTGCGTCGAGGGGAATTCCAGCTTGATTGAACTGGTTCGCGGCCCCCTGGCGAATCAGACAGGATTGAATCCGCTGTCGGATGACCGCGTGGTGGTGCAGAACGTCAGTCCTGAACTGGCACTGATGGCGGATTCTTCGGAACCATTCGACGTCATTCTCAGCACCCCGTCCTCATCGTCCCTCGCAGCGTCTGCGGCGGAATTCACGTCTGAGTTCTATCAACGTGCCTCCAATCGCTTGTGCGAAGGAGGACTCTTCTGTCAGCGATTTGAATGTCTCGATTATGGCCCGGAACCACTGCGGATTGTGCTGAAGTCGATGCGTCAGGCGTTTTCCCAGACGATCGCCATTGAGACCGCTGCGGGCGAATTCCTGCTGTTCGGTGCCAACTCGGAAGAGGTCTTCATTCCCGGCGAACTTGCCTCGCGGCTGGAAACTCCGCACGTGCTGCGCATTCTCGGACGCAGTGCACTCGACTGGTCCGCACTGCTCAATCAGCCCGCTTACGATCACGATGCGCTGGGAGAAATTTGTGCGGAATCCAACCAATCCGCCAATTCCGCTCTGAATGGCCTGTTGGGATCTCAGACGCCGTTCGAAGTGATGCGGTGGGGTAACAAGCATCAGGAAATTCAGACCGTCCTGACCCGAACACGATTGACGAAGGCCCCCTTCTGGACACAACCTTCCAGCGAACCTCAAGAACTGGATAGCGAGATCGTGCTCAGTCGACGGTCGCGACTGGTCGAATGGCTGGGGGACACCCAGGTCTCACTGGAACTGCTGCGCCGATTGGGCGAAGTTTCGACCCAGCAGAAACTGGTTCACGAAAATCCTGACTCGCACTGGTGGGAATACCGTAATGTCCTGCGACGGCAACTGCAGGACCGCCCCCGCACGGTGGTGCAGCAGGTGAAGGCCATTGATGAGAAACCAACACTGCATCCCGAAGATGTTCGTCGTCGCGACTACTTCATCGCGCTGGGAAATGCAGTCAACCTGAAGAAGCAACCCACACGGCAGGAAATCGCCGCTGTGGAAGCCTTTCTGGAACCGAATGATCCGCTGCTGAGCTATTTCGCCCGCCAGGAAATCGCCGACCTGTTAGCACGTTGCGATGAAGATGCAGCGCGGGAACTGGCCTATCGTCTCCACGTGATTTACTTCGCTCCGACGCTGGATGCCTCTGTCCGGAACGTCGCTGTCGCCCTGGAAACGACGGTTAAGCACCCCGAGGCGATTCCCGATGCCTCCGTGCGCTATGACGTGCTGAATGGTCTGATCCAGACCCTGCGAACGAGGTGGGAAAGCCGACAATTCATCAACCAGACATCGACAAAAAAGGTGCTGGACGACGTGGACCAGAGCTTGATCGCGGTCGAGAAAGGGGTCGACGCCATGTCGACGATCGCAGCCGAAGCGGGTGTTTCGGAAACGGATTGGCAGGTTCGCAAGCAGGTCATCGAACGCCTGATGCTGCGACCTCTGCGGTCCTATCGTTCCGAGCTGAAATCCCGCCAGGAACGAAGTCAGATGCAGGCCCGAGCGATTTTCGAGAACCTCGATCGACCTGCCCCCACCTCGAAGTAG
- the asnS gene encoding asparagine--tRNA ligase, producing the protein MTRTRVAHILKTGQPETTVDVRGWVRTKRESKQDFAFLELNDGSCMKNLQVVVDARIPDYSTLIKQIQTGASVAVIGTIKESLGKGQRVEVHAQSLKVLGTADPATYPLQKKGHSFEFLREKAHLRPRTNTFGAIARVRNALCAAIHNFFQEREFLYVQTPIITTSDCEGAGQVFQVTTLDLARLQQSKGPLDYSQDFFGKKAGLTVSGQLEGEIFATAVGDVYTFGPTFRAENSNTTRHLAEFWMVEPEMPFYELEENMDLAESFVRSIIKDVMNKCSEDLEFFNERIEPTLLASLQNIVENDFIRLTYTEAIKILEESGQKFEFPIAWGHDMQSEHERYLTEKHFKQPVILTDYPRAIKSFYMRCNEDGKTVRAMDVLVPRIGEIIGGSQREERHDVLIERMKESGLVPEDYWWYLELRQYGTVPHSGFGLGLERTVQLVTGMTNIRDCIPFPRTPKSADF; encoded by the coding sequence ATGACTCGTACTCGAGTGGCTCATATTCTCAAGACTGGCCAACCTGAGACCACCGTTGATGTTCGAGGCTGGGTTCGAACGAAGCGTGAGTCTAAACAGGACTTCGCGTTTCTTGAGCTGAACGACGGCTCGTGCATGAAGAACCTTCAGGTGGTGGTCGACGCCAGGATTCCGGATTACTCGACCCTGATCAAACAGATTCAGACCGGGGCGAGCGTCGCTGTCATCGGGACAATCAAAGAGTCTCTGGGAAAAGGGCAGCGGGTTGAGGTTCACGCCCAATCCCTGAAGGTCCTGGGAACAGCCGACCCGGCGACGTACCCACTGCAGAAAAAGGGGCATAGCTTCGAGTTTCTGCGAGAGAAAGCTCACCTGCGGCCACGCACCAACACGTTCGGCGCTATCGCTCGTGTTCGGAACGCCCTGTGTGCGGCGATTCACAACTTCTTTCAGGAACGCGAATTCCTCTACGTTCAGACGCCGATCATCACCACCAGCGACTGCGAAGGAGCAGGGCAGGTCTTTCAGGTGACGACCCTCGATCTGGCCAGGCTTCAGCAGAGCAAGGGCCCGCTGGATTACTCGCAAGACTTCTTTGGCAAGAAGGCAGGACTCACGGTCAGTGGCCAGCTTGAAGGAGAAATCTTTGCCACGGCCGTCGGTGACGTTTACACGTTTGGACCGACGTTTCGGGCAGAAAACTCGAATACCACGCGCCATCTGGCCGAGTTCTGGATGGTCGAGCCCGAAATGCCCTTCTATGAACTTGAAGAGAACATGGATCTGGCCGAATCGTTCGTTCGGTCGATCATCAAAGACGTGATGAACAAGTGCAGCGAGGATCTGGAGTTTTTCAACGAGCGGATCGAGCCGACTTTGCTCGCATCGCTGCAGAACATCGTCGAAAACGATTTCATTCGTCTGACCTACACCGAAGCGATCAAGATTCTGGAAGAGTCCGGGCAGAAGTTCGAATTCCCGATTGCCTGGGGCCATGACATGCAATCGGAACACGAACGCTACCTGACGGAAAAGCACTTTAAACAACCCGTGATCCTGACGGACTATCCCCGGGCGATCAAATCGTTCTACATGCGGTGTAACGAAGATGGGAAGACCGTCCGCGCGATGGACGTACTCGTCCCGCGAATCGGCGAGATCATCGGAGGGAGTCAGCGCGAAGAACGTCACGATGTTCTCATCGAGCGAATGAAGGAATCGGGACTCGTCCCCGAAGATTACTGGTGGTATCTGGAACTGCGCCAGTACGGCACCGTCCCCCATAGCGGTTTCGGGTTAGGCCTGGAGCGTACGGTCCAACTGGTGACAGGGATGACGAATATCCGCGATTGCATTCCCTTCCCCCGAACCCCCAAGAGTGCAGACTTCTGA
- a CDS encoding ABC transporter ATP-binding protein — translation MSLSASNSSAPTAPPQSPGIPGAETRSSTTVPTELTRIGRRDDDDYLETRPLDLRLISRLMGFMRPYASQRNWLLVSALLRSFQLPGLTYVLAAVINGPIEQGDPNGVMWGAIAFGVLAIFTQITMHFRQRLALELGEAVVFDLRNAIFAHLQRMPMSYFHKTKVGRIIGRMVSDIEDVRIGVQEVMFVSLVALGQMLVAAICMLWFDAGLFLIVLGLAPVLWGINRYFHNKLSIVLRQARESFSRVTATLVESVIGIRVTQGFVRQKENARLFGELVKDHSRYNTAVQHTHGLFLPLLELNTQVFISLLLVIGGWRVLNPESSTNVGELVGFFFMANVFFSPLTILGNQYNQAMTAMAGAERLFVLLDLEPEWKDAPDAVALSEIAGRVVFENVTFGYDPARPVLRDITFCAEPGQTIALVGPTGSGKSSIINLLSKFYLPQSGRILIDDRDLLTVQGESLHRKFGIVLQQNFLFQGTVAQNIRFSQPDATDDDLRTVCHRLDCLDLIESLPKGFETKVGERGNQLSLGQRQMVCFARALLADPRLLILDEATSSIDVKTERRLQTALSVLLKGRTSFVVAHRLSTIRNADLVLVLDHGRIIERGTHDELIAQHGFYAQLFERFSRASSGAPRLPR, via the coding sequence ATGAGCCTTTCCGCATCGAACTCATCTGCGCCGACTGCTCCTCCGCAGTCTCCAGGCATTCCCGGTGCGGAAACTCGTTCGTCGACGACGGTCCCCACGGAACTAACCCGGATCGGCCGTCGGGATGACGATGACTATCTCGAGACGCGGCCGCTGGATCTTCGTTTGATCTCGCGGCTGATGGGTTTCATGCGACCCTACGCCTCTCAGCGAAACTGGTTGCTGGTATCAGCTCTGCTGCGGTCGTTTCAGCTACCCGGGCTGACTTATGTCCTGGCCGCGGTAATCAATGGCCCCATCGAACAGGGCGATCCGAACGGCGTTATGTGGGGAGCAATCGCCTTCGGAGTGCTGGCGATTTTCACTCAAATCACGATGCACTTTCGGCAGCGACTGGCCCTGGAACTGGGTGAGGCCGTCGTCTTCGATTTGCGGAATGCGATTTTCGCTCATCTGCAGCGGATGCCGATGAGCTATTTCCATAAGACCAAGGTCGGTCGCATTATTGGACGAATGGTTTCCGATATTGAAGATGTTCGCATCGGTGTCCAGGAAGTGATGTTCGTCAGCCTCGTGGCCCTGGGGCAGATGCTGGTCGCGGCCATCTGCATGCTGTGGTTTGATGCCGGGCTGTTTCTGATTGTGCTGGGGCTGGCTCCCGTGCTGTGGGGCATCAACCGTTACTTTCACAACAAGCTGAGCATCGTCTTGAGGCAGGCGCGTGAGTCCTTCAGTCGAGTCACGGCGACACTGGTCGAATCCGTCATCGGGATCCGCGTGACCCAGGGATTCGTCCGCCAGAAAGAGAACGCGCGGCTATTCGGGGAACTGGTCAAGGACCATTCTCGCTACAACACCGCAGTCCAGCATACGCACGGCCTCTTCCTTCCTCTGCTGGAACTGAACACACAGGTCTTTATCTCGCTGCTGCTGGTGATTGGTGGATGGCGCGTACTCAACCCGGAGAGCAGTACGAACGTAGGAGAGCTGGTCGGGTTCTTCTTTATGGCAAACGTCTTCTTTTCACCACTCACCATTCTGGGAAATCAGTACAACCAGGCAATGACCGCCATGGCGGGTGCCGAACGCCTGTTCGTACTGCTGGATCTCGAGCCGGAGTGGAAGGATGCCCCGGACGCGGTCGCGCTTTCGGAGATCGCCGGGCGCGTGGTCTTTGAGAATGTGACGTTCGGCTACGATCCCGCTCGCCCTGTCCTGCGCGATATCACGTTCTGTGCGGAACCGGGCCAGACGATTGCACTCGTCGGGCCGACAGGAAGCGGCAAGTCGTCGATCATCAACCTGCTTTCCAAGTTCTACCTACCGCAAAGTGGTCGAATTCTGATTGACGATCGCGACCTGCTGACGGTTCAGGGGGAATCACTGCATCGCAAGTTTGGCATCGTCCTGCAGCAGAACTTTCTGTTTCAGGGGACCGTCGCCCAGAACATTCGCTTCTCACAGCCGGATGCAACCGACGACGATCTGAGAACCGTCTGCCACCGCCTTGACTGCCTCGACCTGATCGAAAGCCTGCCGAAAGGCTTTGAAACGAAAGTGGGTGAGCGCGGCAATCAACTTTCACTGGGCCAGCGGCAGATGGTCTGCTTTGCGAGAGCCCTGCTCGCCGATCCCCGTCTGCTGATTCTCGACGAAGCAACCAGCAGCATCGACGTAAAGACAGAGCGGCGATTGCAGACGGCACTCTCTGTTCTTCTGAAAGGAAGAACCAGCTTTGTGGTCGCTCACCGACTCAGCACGATTCGTAACGCGGACCTCGTCCTGGTGCTGGACCACGGCCGCATCATCGAACGCGGAACCCATGACGAACTGATTGCTCAGCACGGCTTTTATGCTCAACTGTTCGAACGATTTTCCCGTGCGAGCAGCGGAGCCCCGCGGCTACCCCGGTAA
- a CDS encoding zinc-ribbon domain containing protein has translation MWTAKQQQWWYEVAKGSMYSIAVRCRECREKLRDRHGGTPRRSHLERRRTISP, from the coding sequence ATCTGGACAGCGAAGCAGCAACAGTGGTGGTATGAAGTTGCCAAGGGCTCCATGTATTCAATCGCGGTCCGGTGCCGGGAGTGTCGCGAGAAGCTTCGAGATCGACACGGAGGGACTCCTCGTCGATCTCATCTGGAACGTCGCCGGACCATTTCCCCCTGA
- a CDS encoding twin-arginine translocation signal domain-containing protein has product MKGSTLNPPTVISRRDLLKGAAAAAGGCLTLPMSLQGADSVAPKSVAAVVTRYEKGLHADVLIGKIMEGWKQDGGTGPALKLASMYVDQYGPGDLARGLAEKYNVPLFDTIEGAVTVGGNSIPVDGVISVGEHGDYPYNDKEQHLYPRRRFFSEITDTFRKYGRVVPVFNDKHLGPQWDDAKWMYDRAQELKVPFMAGSSLVVTYRDPELNLPMGSDIEAAVAIGYSGLDIYAAHALEVFQCLVERRRGAEKGVEWVQFLQGDAMWKAIDDGRVSSEIFHAALALVAASPEGVRQSKDASLFLFQYRDGLLGTLFMLPGFATGTAIALKVKGQQQLLATRFEERTQPRHPHFAYLLKGIERMIHTGKPSYPVERTLLTSGILDRALTSRLLKQERLVTPELEIRYTPVDYPHAPFPELTSRPAGG; this is encoded by the coding sequence GTGAAAGGTTCAACATTGAATCCACCAACAGTGATTTCTCGACGTGACTTGTTGAAGGGGGCCGCAGCAGCAGCAGGGGGTTGCCTGACACTGCCAATGTCGCTTCAGGGAGCGGATTCGGTTGCTCCCAAGTCGGTCGCTGCCGTTGTGACCAGGTACGAAAAAGGCCTGCACGCCGACGTCCTGATCGGAAAGATCATGGAAGGGTGGAAGCAGGACGGGGGGACCGGACCGGCTCTGAAACTGGCTTCGATGTACGTCGACCAGTACGGCCCCGGTGATCTGGCGCGCGGTCTGGCCGAGAAGTACAACGTTCCGCTGTTCGATACGATCGAAGGGGCGGTCACGGTCGGCGGAAACAGTATTCCGGTTGATGGTGTGATCAGCGTCGGCGAACACGGCGACTATCCCTATAACGACAAGGAACAGCATCTGTATCCTCGTCGCCGATTTTTCAGTGAGATTACTGACACCTTCCGTAAATATGGTCGCGTGGTTCCTGTCTTTAATGACAAGCACCTGGGTCCCCAATGGGACGATGCCAAATGGATGTACGACCGGGCTCAGGAACTGAAAGTCCCCTTCATGGCCGGGTCGTCGCTCGTCGTGACCTACCGCGATCCCGAACTGAATCTGCCGATGGGGAGTGACATCGAAGCGGCGGTGGCGATCGGCTATTCCGGGCTGGATATCTACGCGGCACACGCACTGGAAGTATTTCAGTGCCTGGTGGAACGTCGTCGAGGTGCAGAGAAGGGTGTGGAATGGGTGCAGTTCCTGCAAGGGGACGCCATGTGGAAGGCCATTGATGATGGTCGAGTCTCCTCGGAAATCTTCCACGCCGCTCTGGCCCTTGTTGCGGCCAGCCCCGAGGGGGTTCGCCAGAGCAAGGATGCTTCGCTGTTCCTGTTCCAGTATCGGGACGGCCTGCTGGGAACGCTCTTCATGTTGCCTGGCTTCGCCACCGGAACGGCGATCGCTCTCAAGGTGAAAGGTCAGCAGCAGTTGCTGGCGACGCGATTTGAAGAACGAACCCAACCGCGACATCCCCACTTTGCCTACCTGCTGAAGGGGATCGAGCGAATGATCCACACCGGGAAGCCGAGCTATCCGGTGGAGCGAACACTGTTGACCAGCGGCATCCTCGATCGTGCTCTCACGTCCCGGCTCCTCAAGCAGGAACGTCTCGTAACGCCTGAACTCGAAATTCGTTACACACCAGTCGACTATCCGCATGCTCCCTTTCCGGAACTGACTTCCCGTCCTGCCGGGGGTTGA
- a CDS encoding PQQ-dependent sugar dehydrogenase has translation MVTNQFRRCVVSSSLAITAMVLLNPLFAREDSPRPQKRPALTTSRVVGSPEPPLPYVTERAFPALKFNNVLDLVAAPGTDRLFVVEQSGKIFSFVDQPDVSKADLVVDLAAQIPGVRDSYALAFHPDFKRNRYCYICYLEAPDLPEGTHVSRFQVSDTNPPTIDVSTETPLITWRSGGHNGCCLKFGPDGYLYISTGDAGPANPPDIFKTGQDISDLLSSILRIDVDHADEGRNYRIPADNPFMGQPNARGEVWCYGLRNPWRMSFDQKTGDLWVGDVGWELWEMLFRIERGGNYGWAVMEGRQSTHPEWPRGPSPFLPPVIDHSHNESSSITEGLTYYGSRLKELQGVHIYSDYDTGKFWGFRYENGRVVDHRELADTTHRVVGFGEDHSGEFYILDHTAGTIHRLVPNPQEDLSKSFPRSLKETGLFTSVKEGKVASGVVAYSINAESWADYATAERWIAIPDQLALTTTTTPWTYPLNTVLVKTLSLELKSGDPSSRKAIETQLLHFDGIEWMPYTYQWNDEQTDATLVAAAGAERVFTIVDSKGANDSEEGTTRQQTWRFAGRAECQRCHNRWSGPPLAFDIPQLNKADRDRSPSSQLQNLAAIGILDRAIPSEGQPELANPYDANAGLDSRARAYLQVNCAHCHRMHAGGAVLSQMHYDLTLDKTNMLGVRPTQGTFGIHGAQVIAPGNPYRSVLYYRMSKLGGGRMPYIGSSEPDRAGIQLIHDWIEQLSPELAPDQTGHEAALKQKQDDSGAINRLRQSSSATRETALVNQLLSTTGGTLMLLNAFDRHELPRELTPLVIEHGTKHPDATVRDLFERFVSPDQRVKRLGSVIEPGQILSLTGDVHRGRQLFFETASVNCKNCHRIEKVGKEIGPELTTIGKKLTREQLLESLMEPSKRIDPKYVTYLAETADGRLLTGLLISRDDREVVLKDAQDHEIRLPVADVEQLVPQQQSLMPDLLLRDMTAQQVADLLEYLGSLK, from the coding sequence ATGGTGACGAATCAATTTCGAAGATGCGTTGTCTCGAGCAGTCTGGCCATCACCGCCATGGTCCTACTGAATCCGCTGTTCGCTCGGGAGGATTCACCCCGTCCCCAAAAGAGACCGGCGTTGACGACCTCGCGCGTCGTGGGCTCGCCCGAACCACCTTTGCCCTATGTGACCGAGCGGGCGTTTCCGGCACTGAAATTCAATAACGTGCTCGATCTGGTTGCCGCGCCAGGAACCGACCGACTGTTCGTTGTCGAGCAATCGGGGAAGATCTTTTCGTTCGTCGATCAACCTGATGTCAGCAAAGCGGATCTGGTCGTGGATCTGGCCGCACAGATTCCCGGTGTCAGGGATAGCTATGCTCTGGCGTTTCATCCTGATTTCAAACGGAATCGCTACTGTTACATCTGTTACCTGGAAGCACCCGATCTGCCCGAGGGAACCCACGTCTCACGCTTTCAGGTCTCGGATACGAATCCTCCGACGATTGATGTTTCCACCGAAACCCCGCTGATTACCTGGCGTTCTGGCGGACATAACGGCTGTTGCCTCAAGTTTGGTCCTGATGGGTACCTCTACATTTCGACGGGAGACGCTGGTCCCGCCAATCCTCCTGACATTTTCAAAACGGGTCAGGATATCAGCGACCTGCTTTCGTCCATCCTGCGGATTGATGTCGACCATGCCGACGAGGGGCGGAACTATCGCATTCCTGCTGATAACCCTTTTATGGGACAGCCCAATGCTCGCGGAGAAGTCTGGTGCTATGGACTGCGCAACCCCTGGCGGATGAGCTTCGATCAAAAGACGGGAGACCTGTGGGTCGGAGACGTCGGGTGGGAATTGTGGGAGATGCTCTTCCGGATTGAACGGGGTGGCAACTACGGCTGGGCAGTGATGGAAGGGCGTCAGTCTACGCATCCCGAATGGCCCCGCGGACCCTCGCCGTTCCTGCCCCCCGTCATCGATCACTCGCACAATGAATCTTCGTCGATTACCGAAGGCTTGACCTACTACGGCTCGCGGCTGAAAGAGCTGCAAGGGGTTCATATCTACAGTGACTACGACACCGGGAAGTTCTGGGGCTTTCGGTATGAGAACGGGCGGGTCGTGGATCATCGCGAGCTGGCCGACACGACTCACCGTGTCGTCGGGTTTGGAGAAGACCACTCCGGCGAATTCTATATCCTGGATCACACCGCCGGGACAATTCACCGACTGGTTCCCAATCCGCAGGAAGACCTCTCAAAATCATTTCCCCGCTCACTCAAAGAGACAGGGCTGTTTACATCAGTGAAGGAAGGAAAGGTCGCATCGGGCGTCGTCGCTTACTCGATCAATGCCGAGTCTTGGGCTGACTACGCGACTGCTGAACGATGGATTGCCATCCCCGATCAGCTTGCCCTAACCACGACAACGACCCCGTGGACATACCCCCTGAATACGGTTCTCGTCAAAACGCTGTCTCTGGAACTGAAGTCAGGCGATCCTTCGAGTCGCAAGGCGATCGAAACACAGCTCCTGCATTTTGATGGGATCGAATGGATGCCCTACACCTACCAGTGGAACGACGAACAGACGGATGCCACCCTGGTGGCTGCCGCCGGGGCGGAACGCGTCTTCACAATCGTCGATTCGAAGGGGGCCAACGACAGTGAAGAGGGGACGACTCGACAGCAAACCTGGCGGTTCGCTGGTCGTGCGGAATGTCAGCGATGTCATAACAGATGGTCGGGTCCCCCTCTTGCTTTTGACATCCCTCAACTGAATAAGGCGGATCGAGATCGCAGTCCCAGTTCACAACTGCAGAATTTGGCGGCGATCGGAATTCTGGATCGGGCGATTCCCAGCGAAGGCCAACCCGAACTGGCGAATCCGTACGATGCGAACGCGGGTTTAGATTCGCGGGCGCGGGCTTATTTGCAGGTCAATTGTGCTCATTGCCACCGGATGCATGCAGGGGGAGCGGTCCTGTCTCAAATGCATTACGACCTGACGCTCGACAAGACCAACATGCTCGGTGTCCGGCCAACGCAAGGAACATTCGGGATTCATGGGGCCCAGGTCATTGCCCCCGGGAACCCTTATCGCTCGGTCTTGTATTATCGGATGTCGAAACTCGGCGGGGGGCGCATGCCTTACATCGGTTCCTCCGAGCCGGATCGCGCCGGGATCCAGTTGATCCATGACTGGATCGAACAACTCTCACCCGAACTTGCCCCTGACCAAACTGGACACGAAGCCGCGTTGAAGCAGAAACAAGACGACAGCGGGGCGATCAATCGACTGCGTCAGTCGAGTTCCGCCACCAGGGAAACGGCCCTGGTAAATCAATTGCTGTCGACCACGGGTGGAACGTTAATGCTGCTGAACGCATTCGATCGACACGAACTTCCCCGAGAATTGACGCCGCTCGTGATCGAACACGGCACAAAGCATCCGGATGCCACCGTGCGCGATCTGTTTGAACGTTTCGTGAGTCCCGATCAACGGGTGAAACGGTTAGGAAGTGTCATTGAACCTGGTCAGATTCTGTCGCTCACCGGTGATGTCCATCGCGGTCGGCAACTGTTCTTCGAAACGGCCAGCGTCAACTGCAAAAACTGCCACCGAATCGAAAAGGTGGGCAAAGAGATTGGGCCCGAACTGACCACGATTGGGAAGAAGCTCACTCGCGAGCAACTGCTCGAGAGTCTCATGGAACCTTCCAAGCGGATCGATCCCAAGTATGTGACGTACCTGGCCGAGACAGCCGACGGGCGGCTGCTGACGGGGCTCTTGATCAGTCGCGATGATCGTGAAGTGGTGCTCAAGGACGCACAGGATCATGAGATTCGCCTTCCGGTGGCCGATGTTGAACAGCTTGTTCCACAGCAGCAGTCGCTGATGCCGGATCTGCTGCTGCGTGACATGACGGCGCAGCAGGTTGCCGACCTGTTGGAATACCTTGGGTCATTAAAATAA